From a single bacterium genomic region:
- the narI gene encoding respiratory nitrate reductase subunit gamma, with product MNTLNTFLYVVFPYVAVVVFVVGTVYRYRQRGFTVSSLSSQFLEGNKLFWGSVPFHIGLLVLFAGHLVAFLFPRAILAWNSVPVRLLILEVTAFVFGLSVLSSLLALMFRRFTNARIRAITTVMDVAVEILLLAQVVLGCWIAVVYRWGSSWFAADLSPYLWSLVGMTPDADAVIALPLLIRLHIVGAFLILFMIPFTRLVHALVAPLHYFTRPYQQVMWNWDRKKIRDPQTAWSKARPSNN from the coding sequence ATGAACACGCTCAACACTTTCCTGTACGTCGTTTTTCCGTATGTGGCCGTCGTCGTCTTCGTGGTCGGCACGGTCTACCGGTACCGGCAGAGGGGCTTTACGGTCTCATCGCTCTCCTCGCAGTTTCTCGAGGGGAACAAGCTCTTCTGGGGCAGCGTGCCCTTCCACATCGGACTGCTGGTGCTGTTCGCCGGCCATCTCGTCGCCTTCCTGTTCCCGCGAGCGATTCTCGCTTGGAACAGCGTTCCCGTTCGCCTGCTGATCCTGGAAGTCACGGCCTTCGTGTTCGGATTGAGCGTGCTGTCGAGTCTCTTGGCTCTCATGTTCCGGCGGTTCACCAACGCACGCATCCGCGCGATAACCACCGTAATGGACGTCGCCGTCGAGATCCTGCTGCTGGCTCAGGTCGTGCTCGGATGCTGGATCGCCGTCGTCTATCGCTGGGGCTCGTCATGGTTCGCGGCGGACCTGTCACCCTACCTATGGTCTCTCGTCGGCATGACGCCAGATGCCGACGCGGTCATCGCCTTGCCCCTCCTGATCCGGCTGCACATCGTCGGCGCGTTTCTCATCTTGTTCATGATTCCGTTCACCCGGCTAGTGCACGCCCTGGTCGCGCCGCTGCATTACTTCACACGGCCCTACCAGCAGGTGATGTGGAACTGGGACCGCAAGAAAATCCGCGACCCGCAGACGGCTTGGAGCAAGGCGCGGCCCAGCAACAACTAA